In Lutra lutra chromosome 6, mLutLut1.2, whole genome shotgun sequence, the following are encoded in one genomic region:
- the ELOVL5 gene encoding elongation of very long chain fatty acids protein 5, with the protein MENFDASRSTYFKALLGPRDTRVKGWFLLDNYIPTFICSVIYLLIVWLGPKYMKNRQPFSCRGILVVYNLGLTLLSLYMFCELVTGVWEGSYNFFCQGTRSAGEADMKIIRVLWWYYFSKLIEFMDTFFFILRKNNHQITILHVYHHATMLNIWWFVMNWVPCGHSYFGATLNSFIHVLMYSYYGLSSVPSMRPYLWWKKYITQGQLLQFVLTIIQTSCGVIWPCTFPLGWLYFQIGYMISLIALFTNFYIQTYKKGASRRKEHLKDHQNGSVAAVNGHTNSFSSLENNVKPRKQRKD; encoded by the exons atggaaaattttgatGCATCACGTAGTACCTATTTCAAGGCATTGCTAGGCCCCCGAG ATACCAGAGTAAAAGGATGGTTTCTTCTGGACAATTATATACCTACTTTTATCTGCTCTGTCATATACTTACTAATTGTATGGCTGGgaccaaaatacatgaagaatagGCAACCGTTCTCTTGCCGGGGAATTTTAGTGGTCTATAACCTTGGCCTCACATTGCTGTCTCTTTATATGTTCTGTGAG TTAGTGACAGGAGTATGGGAAGGCAGCTACAACTTCTTCTGTCAAGGCACTCGCAGTGCGGGAGAAGCAGATATGAAG ATTATCCGCGTTCTCTGGTGGTACTATTTCTCCAAGCTCATTGAATTCATGGACACCTTCTTCTTCATCTTACGGAAGAACAACCACCAGATCACAATCCTGCACGTGTACCACCATGCCACCATGCTGAACATCTGGTGGTTTGTGATGAACTGGGTCCCCTGTGGCCACT CATATTTTGGCGCCACCCTTAACAGCTTCATCCATGTCCTCATGTACTCGTACTACGGTCTGTCGTCTGTGCCCTCCATGCGCCCGTACCTCTGGTGGAAGAAATACATCACTCAGGGGCAGCTG CTGCAGTTTGTGCTGACAATCATCCAGACCAGCTGCGGGGTCATCTGGCCGTGTACGTTCCCTCTTGGGTGGCTGTACTTCCAGATTGGATACATGATCTCTCTGATTGCTCTCTTTACAAACTTCTACATTCAG ACTTACAAGAAGGGGGCCTCGCGGAGGAAAGAGCACCTGAAGGACCACCAGAACGGGTCCGTGGCTGCCGTGAATGGGCACACCAACAGCTTTTCTTCCCTGGAAAACAATGTGAAGCCGAGGAAGCAACGGAAGGATTGA